ATATGGGCCTTGATCTATTTTCATCATAATTCCTTGATCAATTACTTTGCCAAATTCAGGGTCATTACCATCATCGATAAATCCATTATGTTGTTCGATGGTTTCCACTAATGCTTCTGCCGCCATGTTAACAGCGTGATCAGCATATTGGTGTCCGTTAATCATTTGTGCCAACTCTTCAAGACTGTCGGCCTTAAAAATACGGTCATCCTTAATTCCTCCGGTCAGCTGTTCTTCGGAAATAAACCCACCTTTTTCGACAATTTCCTGATCAAAAATAGAGAAGGTTGGGAATCCGCCACTTTCCTGAGCTGCCCGAGAGCATACATCCCGTCTTTCACCTTCATTCACATAACGCTGTCCATATTCGTCAACATAAACAATCCCGGAACTAGGACCGCTGAAAGGAATAACAGCATAAGCATCCAAAACACCGTTATTAGGGTTTGCAAAAGGATATAGCTGAATATAGGACATATGCATGGTATTTGCTCCCAACTCCTGTGCCATGGTAATGGCCTCACCGGTAGCTCCTACATGATTGGTAGTAGGAATATCGGCCGTTAATGACGGTACATGTTTTGAACGCATTTCCACATTGCCGCCAAATCCGCCGGTAGTCAGAATAACGCCTTTTTCTGCCTGAACGGTTTTAACCCCATCTTTTGTCTTAACTTCAATGCCTACCACCCGTCCAGTTTCTCCGCCTTCACGATAGATTCCAGTCATTTCTGTGTTTAACATAATGGTAGCATCTGTATCTTCCAACATATCCTTCTGTACTTGCACAATATCAGCACCCACTCCATTAATAGTGGTATAGGTGCGATATCCATAATGACCTCCCGGTCGCGTAATGGACTCTCGAACCTCCAGCCCATTTTCCAGCATCATATCAAGAAAGAAAGGAGCACCGTAAACAAAGTTTCGCACCAATTTTTCATCACTTAAATAATCTCCACCAACAATAGTATCTTCAATATGCTTTTCAGCCGTATCGGGTTCAAGTCCTAAAGCTTCATACATTTCATCAGCAATGCTGCTGGTATAGGAAGCATATACGCCACCATTGATTTGTGAGTTTCCACCCAGAACTGGCATTTTATCAATTAACAGTGTCTCTGCTCCATTTTCTGTAGCACTGTAAGCAGCCGCTAAGCCGGCAAATCCGCCGCCTACCACTACAACGTCATAGGTCATATCCCACGTATCCGGAACCTCTCCATGACTCATGCGTTGCCGTACCTCTGTTGAAACTTGCTCTTCTCCTGCTGTCCCCAACTCAAATTCTTCAACGATCCCGCCTGCTTCTTCAATGGCTTGTCGGACAGCATCGATGATTCCCTGGCTTGTCAACGTTGCCCCTGTGATCGTGTCAACGCCTACACTTTGCTGAGCCACCATAGCCTCTGGAATTTCTTCCAGTGCAACATCAGAAACTCCCTGCGTTTCTTCATGTTCAATCACTTCTATTTTCTCGATCTCTTTTTCACCAAGTGTTACTTTAACCTTCATCGGTTTATATCCATCTACTTCTACTACATATTCTCCGGGATTCATCGACGTAATCTCTCTATCCCCACCAACTTCAGTGCCCGCATCCTTATTTTCTGGAGAACCGCATCCTGCCATGGATCCTACAAGACATAATACGAGAAAAAAGGAAAGAATTTTTATTGCCTTCTTCATTGACTGTCCACTCCTTTGGTGATTAAATTCTGTATTTTTTGTTTGATTTTTTGCTTGAACAACAGAGTAAGATGCTGGCCATGTCATCTATGCTTTTATTCAAAAGCGCTTGTCAAACTATTAACACTATACACTATCAAGCAGCTTGATAGTCAATCCCTAAAAAACAACCTGCTTCGATTTGATTTATTTCGATTTTTTCACGGGTATCCACAAGTCAATATATTGTCTATAAACCCTCTTTGCCCCTGGTTTTGATTGTCTGCAATCCGAGAAGATAATCTGTCCCCAGGGATTACCTCTTATCTCCAGACCTATTTCTTCAAAAAAAGATAACGCATCTTTTTCAACATGCAAAGATGCGATATCTTTACTTTGTACCGTCAGCACAACATTAGCGCAAAGCTGTCCGGAAAGAAACTGGGTTGTTTCCAAATGGCGTAAGCCATATTGATCGGCATAAGTTTGTTCAATGGAAAAGCCCTTGTGTTGCCGTTCCATTATAAAATACTGATTGTCTTTCTTAACACGGTAAAAAGCTGTTATTTTTGAAACAGGCAGTGCATCTACCCATGCCATGGTATCCGGTATTCGTTCATCTTGCAGTTGATTATCAGGCTGGCTGTAAAACAGAGATAAAGGCGGTGAGTAGCGAATCGAAAAGACTCCTATCGATTGATTCAATTGCCTTATCTTTCCACGATAATCATCTACCGTATCCGCTAAAACCTTTAAACGTTCTATCTCTTTGCTCATCATCCTATGTTTTTCATCCAAAGTCTTAGCGATGGATTCCGGTGTTGAATTTGTAAATTGTTCTACCACCTCTGTAATTTTATAACCCATGGCCAAATACTTTCGCGCACTGATCAATCGTGCAATATCGTCTTCATCGTAATAACGCCATCCATTTTTATCCTTTGTTGGACTGATAAGGCCTTTTTCTTCATAGAATCGTACCGCCTGACGAGTAAAACCAAAAATCCGAGATACTTGACCAATTGAAAAACTCATCATCCAGCCTCCCTATATGCTTTTCTTTTGAAGGATAAATAACCACCAATAGATGAACCTGCGCACCAGAAGCTACTGTGCCTGCTTATGGGTGACACGTTTTTAATCCCTTCAGTACGTTTTGTGCAATCATTCCTGTTAACATACCAGTAATTGCTCCTGATATGATCAGTACCGGCAGGTACAAAAGAAGTCCCTTCGTCTGGACAACAAGCATGGCCATCCCTATTTGACCAATATTATGAAAAACAGCACCTACCATGCTGACTCCTACAATGCTGAAACCATCGCTCCGTTGTATAAGGATCATGAACATCAAACTTAGCAATCCACCAGAAAAACCATACAAGGCTCCTGACAGTCCAGCAAATAACAAGCCACTCAAAACTACTTTTAATACCATTAATGTCATAGCCTCTTTCCAGTTCATGATGTATAAAGCATATAGCAATACCGTATTTGATAAACCCAGCTTAATGCCTGGCATGGCTGAAAAAACAGGGATTAACCGCTCTACGTAACCTAAAATAAGCGCTACCCCTGTCAATACTCCTAACACAGCTATTTTGTGTGCCCTCATTATTCCTCACCTCTAAGTAACTGAATCGACACCTTGTTATGCAAGCAATAAATCCACGCCCCTAAAAATCGCTGATCCATATTTTCTAAAGTCACTTCTCCCTGTTGCAAACAGTACTGACTTGAACAGTCTGAGTAAAGCATAGAAACTCCCTTTTGGGTCACTTGGATTTCATTTGTTTTGTCTCCTTGATCAATCACTATCACTTGAGGATCTTCCAAAGGAACCCTTACGTATTCTTCATCATTCAAAAAAATAACAGCTTGTGACGTCGCTGCATTTTCACTGGCATTAAGCCTTGCCCCTGCTAATCCTATGATCGAAACAATTAGAATAATCATTAGCAGTTGTATGTCTTTTTTCTTCATCAAATCACTCATTTCAAATAATTTCAGATAATTTCAGATAATTTCAGACAATTTCTTTATTTTACAGGGTGTCGTCAGTGTTTCCAGCAATCAGATTACCACATTGTGATTAGCATGACAAGCGTTGTTCTTACGCTACTATATCCATCAAAGCCTTGACTCTTACCGGCGTCTACCTGTGTCCCAATGGCTATAGCTCAGCCGGTTACGTTAACATACTGCGTTTCATATGCTATACTGATCATAAGGAATATAAACAACCAATAAGTAGCAAGGGAGTATCCTCAAAACACCTAGGCTTGTTCTAAGGAACCTTCTATATCATTAAGGATTAACAGGAGCTGACAATGTGACGATCCCAAATCAACCTCTTAAAAATAACATACAAGATACCGCTCTTATTTTTGAGGGCGGCGGCATGCGTGCCAGTTATTCTTCTGGTTTATTGCATCATTTACTTGAGAATCATCTGTATTTTGATTATGTGGCCGGTATTTCTGCCGGAGCCAGTTGTAGTGTCAATTACCTTTCCAGAGATCAAGAGCGGAGCAAGCGATCCTTTGTGGATATTGTAAAAGATCCTCATTTTGGCGGCTGGAAATCTTTCCTGACAGGCGAGGGCTATTTTCGAGCACAGTATATTTATGAAAAAACACCTTACCCGAACGCCGCACTTCCCTTTGATTTTCAACAGTTCAATCGCAATCCGGCTCAGCTTCGCATTGGAGCTTTTGAAATGAAGACTGGCATGATGAAATATTTCTCACGACAGGATATCCAGTCATTGCAAGATCTGATGAAAATTGTCCGAGCCTCTTCTTCCTTGCCCATCTTTATGCCCCCTGCCATTTTTAAGGAGGTTCCGTATGTTGATGGTGGGCTAAGTGGAGGAATCCCGTTGGAAGTAGCTAAGCAGGACGGGTATAACCGTTTTTTTGTTATCTTGACCCGCCCTAAGGGGTATCGCAAAGCACCTGTGAAGCATAAACGCATTGCCAAAACCTTCTACCGAAACTACCCGCAAGTAGCGGAAGCAATGCTTCATCGACATCAGCTTTACAACCAAACGCTGGAAGAATTAGAAGATTTACAACGAGATGGTAAAGCTTTTTTAGTCTATCCAGACGAAATGCCCGTCTCTAACATGGAAAAAAATTACACTAAGTTAAAACGAAGTTATTCCTTAGGCTACCAACAAGGAAAGCGAGATGTTTCCCTGTGGAAACAGTTCTGCGAACCATCCATTTAAATCTCCGGTTCTGATGCTACTGATCATGCTCCTACTGAATATTCCAGCTATCCAGTCAGTTAGTGTTCCGTTTTTTTGGCCAATGGTGTTGACCGCAACGTGGGATACCGACAACAGAAAACATCACCTCCTGTTTGTAACAGGAGGTGATGTTTTTGTTTTTGCTTATAAATGAATGATATCCGCCAATAAGCATTCACAGGAGATCCTGCAAAAGGGGGAGGAAGCACTAAAAACTTCCATTTTCAACGGTATTAACGTTGATTTGCTGCACTTTCTCCTGCAATTCGCCCAAAGACAAGAATATCGGCCAACGCATTTCCGCCTAACCGGTTACTTCCATGAATTCCTCCGGTTACTTCACCTGCTGCATAGAGACCAGGGATGATGCTTCCGTCAGCACTGATTACCTGCGCATATTCGTTAATTTCCACTCCACCCATGGTGTGATGAACTGTCGGAACTCGTGGTCCTGCATAAAATGGTGGTGTATCTATAGGTGTATCAAAAAGAGTTCGTCCAAACTCATCCGGTCCTCCTTCTTCTACTACCCGGTTAAATTCTTCAACGGCCTTAACTAAGTTTTCAGGATCCACATCAATCTGTTTTGCTAATTCTTCAAGAGTATCTCCCTTAAAGGCTCTTTCCTGAGCAATCAATTCTTCAATGGTTTCATTAAAATTATTCGTGGTTTCCTCTGTAGGATAATTTTTTGCGTCCAGCACTACCCACAACCATGCATCTTCCTGCTCCAGTAAAGCTTTTGTCATAACATCCCGTCTTGCCCCTTCATCGACAAACCGGTTCCCATCTTTATTGACAAAAATTCGATTTTCTACGCCTTGCTCTATATTTCCACTAAGGCTTCCAGAGTTCGGATCTCCAAGAGGAAGTAATTGAAGGTGTTCCATACCAATCAAATTGGCTCCGATGGCTTCCGCCATTACATGACCGTCACCAGTAGCACCTGGATGATTGGTACTCATTACGTCACCAAGATCCGGCCAGCTTTTATTAAACTCATTTAACATCTCATTGTTCATGGCAAATCCACCAGTCGCTAACACAACGCCTTTATTGGCATGAACCACTACCTCTCCATCCAGTCCCTTAGCAATGACACCTACCACAGCCCCGTCTTCCACAACCAATTCCAGGACTTCAGTATCCAGCATTGCTTCAATACCGTCATGTTCGTCAATATAGTTCTGATACGTTTCTATAAATCCGGTTCCCAATGGTTTTGAAGGTTTATGTGCCCGAGGCCATAACCCACCAAGAACGGTAAACACCTCTTCTTCAAACTCCATGCCCATACTCTCCAGCCATTCAACACCAGGATAGGCATTTTCGACAAGGATTTGAACTAAATCAGGATTTCCCAGTTCATCTCCTCCTTCAAAAGTCTGGGTAAAATGAAGCTCCACTGAGTCCTCAATCCCTTGTGCTTCCTGTCGCGGAGATTCAGAAGCATTAAGAGCACCGCCAGATAATATAGTGTTGCCACCTAGACGAGGCATTTTCTCCAACACAAGAACCTCCGAACCATGGTCGTGAGCTGTGACAGCCGCCGCTAATCCAGCACCACCACCGCCAATAACGACCACATCTGTGGTGAGTTCAATCGCTACGCTTTCTTTTGCTTCTCGTTCTCCAGCTACTTGAAGAGTTGCAATATCAGCACCAGCCTGACTTAATGCATCGGTAATCGCTTCCAGAATCGCATCGCTTGTAACCGTCGCACCAGAAACCGCATCAACGGCTAAGGACTGGCTGTCTAACACACCCTGAGGAATTCTTTCCAGAGCGGCATCCGTAATGCCTGCACTCTCGTTGTGGCTCGTAATTTCCACTGCCGTAATTTCAGATTCCGAAACCGTTACTTCAACAACAATTGGTCCGTTGTGACCATCTGCTTCACCGATATAAGTCCCTGCTGTAAATAACGCTTCTGCACCTTCATCACTTTGACCTGATTCGGCTGAATCACTTTGACAACCAATCAGAGTAAAAGCAAGCAATAAGCAGAGCAAAACGGCCAAGCCCTTTCTTTTTGTATACATGGTTATTCCTCCTCATTTCCATTTAATGAATTTATTCACTGAATATATTCACCGAACAAATTCATTATAAATTATTGTTAAACCTACGTCAATATCTCGCATCAATATTTTCTTTTACTCCGGGAAAACAGGCCCTTTCATTTACAGAGTATCTTCTGTTTGCTATAATATAAGTCCAATACACATCCTTTCAGAAAAGCTATTGATTAAACAATCTTTGGCAGAAAAATGAGGAGAATAATGAAAAAGAAATATACGAAACGCCAAATTCAAGCTCAAAATACAAAAGACACGATTTACCGATCCGCTGTTGCTTTAATAGAACAACACGGTTTTGACAACATTACCATTGAAGATATCTGCAAAGATGCTAACGTATCAGTAGGTTCTTTTTATAATGCCTTCCAATCAAAAAATGATATTATGTTCCGTATTTTCAAGATGGCTGATGATTATTTTGAAACAGAAGTAGCAGCAAGATTACAGGAAGGTACTACTAAAGAAAAGATCCTGCTGTTTTTCCATTATTATGCAGCGTATAATACCGAACGAGGAATCGATTTTGTAAAAAGACTTTACTCTGGAAAAAACAATCTTTTCTCTACCAAGGGACGGGCCATGCAAAACGTATTATCTGATATTTTAAGAGAAGGCCAGGCAAAAGGCGACATCCTACCCTCTAGTGATGTTGAAGAAAT
Above is a window of Tindallia californiensis DNA encoding:
- a CDS encoding flavocytochrome c gives rise to the protein MKKAIKILSFFLVLCLVGSMAGCGSPENKDAGTEVGGDREITSMNPGEYVVEVDGYKPMKVKVTLGEKEIEKIEVIEHEETQGVSDVALEEIPEAMVAQQSVGVDTITGATLTSQGIIDAVRQAIEEAGGIVEEFELGTAGEEQVSTEVRQRMSHGEVPDTWDMTYDVVVVGGGFAGLAAAYSATENGAETLLIDKMPVLGGNSQINGGVYASYTSSIADEMYEALGLEPDTAEKHIEDTIVGGDYLSDEKLVRNFVYGAPFFLDMMLENGLEVRESITRPGGHYGYRTYTTINGVGADIVQVQKDMLEDTDATIMLNTEMTGIYREGGETGRVVGIEVKTKDGVKTVQAEKGVILTTGGFGGNVEMRSKHVPSLTADIPTTNHVGATGEAITMAQELGANTMHMSYIQLYPFANPNNGVLDAYAVIPFSGPSSGIVYVDEYGQRYVNEGERRDVCSRAAQESGGFPTFSIFDQEIVEKGGFISEEQLTGGIKDDRIFKADSLEELAQMINGHQYADHAVNMAAEALVETIEQHNGFIDDGNDPEFGKVIDQGIMMKIDQGPYYAIPQWPSVHHTMGGLTITERTEVQDIWGEVIPGLYAAGEVTGGVHGTNRLGSNAIPDAAVHGYIAGEIAVTGKMPNFIPEQ
- a CDS encoding MerR family transcriptional regulator produces the protein MSFSIGQVSRIFGFTRQAVRFYEEKGLISPTKDKNGWRYYDEDDIARLISARKYLAMGYKITEVVEQFTNSTPESIAKTLDEKHRMMSKEIERLKVLADTVDDYRGKIRQLNQSIGVFSIRYSPPLSLFYSQPDNQLQDERIPDTMAWVDALPVSKITAFYRVKKDNQYFIMERQHKGFSIEQTYADQYGLRHLETTQFLSGQLCANVVLTVQSKDIASLHVEKDALSFFEEIGLEIRGNPWGQIIFSDCRQSKPGAKRVYRQYIDLWIPVKKSK
- a CDS encoding Gx transporter family protein — its product is MRAHKIAVLGVLTGVALILGYVERLIPVFSAMPGIKLGLSNTVLLYALYIMNWKEAMTLMVLKVVLSGLLFAGLSGALYGFSGGLLSLMFMILIQRSDGFSIVGVSMVGAVFHNIGQIGMAMLVVQTKGLLLYLPVLIISGAITGMLTGMIAQNVLKGLKTCHP
- a CDS encoding NusG domain II-containing protein, producing the protein MKKKDIQLLMIILIVSIIGLAGARLNASENAATSQAVIFLNDEEYVRVPLEDPQVIVIDQGDKTNEIQVTQKGVSMLYSDCSSQYCLQQGEVTLENMDQRFLGAWIYCLHNKVSIQLLRGEE
- a CDS encoding patatin-like phospholipase family protein, whose product is MTIPNQPLKNNIQDTALIFEGGGMRASYSSGLLHHLLENHLYFDYVAGISAGASCSVNYLSRDQERSKRSFVDIVKDPHFGGWKSFLTGEGYFRAQYIYEKTPYPNAALPFDFQQFNRNPAQLRIGAFEMKTGMMKYFSRQDIQSLQDLMKIVRASSSLPIFMPPAIFKEVPYVDGGLSGGIPLEVAKQDGYNRFFVILTRPKGYRKAPVKHKRIAKTFYRNYPQVAEAMLHRHQLYNQTLEELEDLQRDGKAFLVYPDEMPVSNMEKNYTKLKRSYSLGYQQGKRDVSLWKQFCEPSI
- a CDS encoding flavocytochrome c, yielding MYTKRKGLAVLLCLLLAFTLIGCQSDSAESGQSDEGAEALFTAGTYIGEADGHNGPIVVEVTVSESEITAVEITSHNESAGITDAALERIPQGVLDSQSLAVDAVSGATVTSDAILEAITDALSQAGADIATLQVAGEREAKESVAIELTTDVVVIGGGGAGLAAAVTAHDHGSEVLVLEKMPRLGGNTILSGGALNASESPRQEAQGIEDSVELHFTQTFEGGDELGNPDLVQILVENAYPGVEWLESMGMEFEEEVFTVLGGLWPRAHKPSKPLGTGFIETYQNYIDEHDGIEAMLDTEVLELVVEDGAVVGVIAKGLDGEVVVHANKGVVLATGGFAMNNEMLNEFNKSWPDLGDVMSTNHPGATGDGHVMAEAIGANLIGMEHLQLLPLGDPNSGSLSGNIEQGVENRIFVNKDGNRFVDEGARRDVMTKALLEQEDAWLWVVLDAKNYPTEETTNNFNETIEELIAQERAFKGDTLEELAKQIDVDPENLVKAVEEFNRVVEEGGPDEFGRTLFDTPIDTPPFYAGPRVPTVHHTMGGVEINEYAQVISADGSIIPGLYAAGEVTGGIHGSNRLGGNALADILVFGRIAGESAANQR
- a CDS encoding TetR/AcrR family transcriptional regulator; this translates as MKKKYTKRQIQAQNTKDTIYRSAVALIEQHGFDNITIEDICKDANVSVGSFYNAFQSKNDIMFRIFKMADDYFETEVAARLQEGTTKEKILLFFHYYAAYNTERGIDFVKRLYSGKNNLFSTKGRAMQNVLSDILREGQAKGDILPSSDVEEINRFLFVTIRGLVYDWCLHDGEYSLTEATEKYVQRLLLPFLTKEMNKETHETKKI